The Caloenas nicobarica isolate bCalNic1 chromosome 8, bCalNic1.hap1, whole genome shotgun sequence genome contains the following window.
GCTTTACAGGGACAGTTGTATTTCGGAGTAGACAATAGGCCAGAATATCACACACAGCACAACAGCTGTACCTCTTCAGCTCTTGTTCATTTGAACTTGAAGGTTCTTTCTGTGGGAATTCAGAGAGCAGAGCCTGCCACTGCGCCAACAGAAATACCACAGAGACACACAGTTGTTTGTTGAGATTGCAGTACTTCCACCTCATAATTTTACATATACTTGTATAGTACAATAAGCTTGTACATAGAGCAGGCAAACTTCTCTGctttaaataataattctttATACCAACTAAGCTTTTTAAGCAAAAACTGTAGTATAAAAAGTGACATATGCATTAGTTTCTTGGATATATCATATCTATTAACTTCTGCTCCAAGTTACCCAAGAAGCAGGTCTGAAGAATAGGTGTTAACTTGTCAGTTTTCTTCAAGGCACGTTtggaaaaatcacatttacCTATTTGTAAGTTCGGTAGATGGTAATCTTAAATCTGAAGACGCCAACAGATCACTCAAGGAATAAAGATGATTGTAAACACTAACGAGTGCCTGGGTTATTTCTTTAGGTGGACCTGATTTTCTGAGTGTGACagaaaaattttgctttcaaatttttAGAATATGAAAGCACAAGGAAAGACCTACTACAAGTAACTCAAGATGGGTTCATGTGACTGACATTGGTCTGATATTTCATCTGCTGCTATTTAGATGAAGGAATACtcctcctttctgtttctctttgtaAAGATAACTCCTaaagtatttacatttttatgcaGAAAGGCAATCTTTTTCTTCACAACGCTGAGATACTTCATTAAGATagtttcagtaaaaataagtCTGgttaaaacaaaggaagaattCTGTTAATTCACTTCTAGGGATAAATGCACACTAATAAATGAGAATTAAGACAAACCCCTGATCTGACATCCACTAATTAGGCAAGCTCTAGTACCACACAAATTGCAATTCTGAGGCCGTAAACTTGCCCTGTTCAACATCACATTTTCTCACCATCACTTGTGAACAGCAAATCAAGCACTCCCTGAACACAGAAAGAAGCGTCACTCTGCACAAAAAGGGCTCTCAATTTTGACAGCCTTAATGCCAAAACTATTCTCATCCCACTGAACACAAATGTCTTTGGTGTTCCTTGTGCTCCCTGGGGACTTTGCAGGAACTCAGTTATAACTAATAAGgaatttatttccattacaTACAACTATTATTACCCACAAACCCAAAAGCATTGTACCTAAATAAAAAAGCTACACAAGGAAAGATAGGGAGGacttaagtaaaataaaactagcTGCAATAAACTAGAGTAATTTTTAATTGGCAAAGATCTCCAGGGTACAATGCTATAGTCCTCATAGACCAGGGAGGAAAGAATACAGGTGAAAATACAGAGGGAAGAATATCTTCTACTGACCAGGACTCACTGTGCTGAGGATGAAAATGTACTCTATTGTTTGTATCTTACTCAAAAAGACCTGAATACACAGTGTTATATCAGGTCTgcatataaaattattaaattcttCAGTTCCTGGCAATCAAGAGCATATATATCAAGAAAATGGACATATTTTCCTTGCCTATTATACTCTGCAGCATACAGGAACTTCGTGCTATTAATCCTTCTCTGCTTGGTCTCCACTCATTTATTGTTGGTTAATGGATTTTTTCAGATCAGCCAATGGACATCAACAAAGTTGACCAGCAGCTACTCTGTTTAAGAACCCAGAAGGTTCTAAAGTAATAAGGAACTATTTGAAACAAAGTTACTTATACCAGCTTTTATACTCTGCTCTTTTGAGATTCCAGTCAGCGGCCAAATTACTTTTTTGAGTTGTATGGCAACAAGATTAAAAATCGTTGAAAATAAAGCCAGTTGAAGGAAGACTAGTGAAAAATAAAGGGAGAATCATCAGTGCTGGAAAGAAAGGGTCAGATATTGGTCATGGAAAAGAACTGAGCACTTAATTCCTTAACTCTCATATGTCTGGCTTGGGCTCAAAcctatgtgggttttttcttatttaataatGGGATTATGTAAAAAACCTGAAAGGTTACAGGGAAAACACATATGAAACCACATAATTTTGTATGGCACTTCAAGACCATAAAGTAAAGCTACAAAATACTGCAGTATGATATCGAGCTACATTTCcattattaataacaaaataatcaGATGCAGTTTTCTATGAGACTgattgttaattaaaaaaaaaaaataataatccaagATAAAGTCAATATAGAAAGACCTAGATTTGAGACACCTTAAAATTTCAGTCAACTACTTCAAGCAAAGCATCCCATGTTGCACTATCAGTATTCTATTGCAGGTTGCTCCAGTACCATCGAAAGCACTGCAACCTCCTGTGGGGATCCCCTAGAAAACAATATGTGCACTTCAGGAGGTGAGCTCACTGTCTAACATCTTAATTAAATGGAAAAGCTTCCAGTATTCATCATtgaggaccaaaaaaaaaaaaaaaagtaggattCAACAAAAGGAAATCTCATTACTTAATTTACCAAACTAGCCCCTTACATGTACATAGCCTTCTTAGGCCTATGAATCGTGAAGAGGTTAAAGTATTAACAATTAAGCCTTGCAACCAATATCCTAAAAGAAAGTTACACACCACATCTATAGCATAGGAAGTTTAACTTACTTGTCGAGGGAGATAAAACtgcaatttgttttcctgttactCACTTCAAATTACTGAGCAGCTGCTAACCATAAGAGGGCAGAGGAATCCTTGGCCACTGTCTAGTATTTTGTTGATTTATAATTCAATTGTTATTAcagtacattttctttaaatgcctCAGCTACAcacttatttttcctcctgaagctttaaaaaaagcttactCTCACTGTTTGATACAGTTATTTTTAACCTATTTTCCTGTCAGTTCTTCCATCCCAGTGACATAATCATACAGACTGCTGTCATAGTAAAATCTTGTAGACAGTACTGAGATCAAAAGAAATCCAAATTCTACCCATTGTCATAATCTTAATAAGTCAACATATTTAAGAAGCCATCTCTTTTAGCATTGCTATTCCAGTGCAAAGATGGTGACAGTCAGGAAAACTGTCATGATGAGTCTTCAAATGCAAGAATCAAATGCAGAGTCAAACACAAATATCTTTTACATACTGTTTTATCATTCGGTGTACCATTTGTGGTTTACCTGCTTTTTTAGAAATACCTCCTTTTGTATCAGAACAGATTCCTGTATAAACCAGAATGTACACTACTGATCACTTTAGTTTATTTAGAAAAttgcaaattaattttcctaCTTGCAAAGTTTTATAATTCAGAcacagaagagaggagagaaaaaagctaTGACTTAAGTGACTCATATTGCCATGAGTAGTTCCTGCTGCAAGTGAACTGCTTGTAGATATGGTAAACACTGAAGTTCACCACACAAACCTTTTGGCAAATtcttacaaaataatttgaaggaaaaaggatTCGTTCTATGAAGTTTCTTAAATGGAAAGTGTACCACCTTCATTTAAACCAAGTAACGTGGGCACATtatcaaaaaaatctttcaggaAACATGCTCAACTTTTTGATACATATTTCTGAGTATTTTCCAAGAGATGGAATTTCAGTCATTAAATCCCAGCCTATAAACATGGTGAGCATTGGTATGTGTTGAAGTACCATTTTGCTCTGATAAAATTATCCTTAGAAAGTGCAGAAGTTGTTATTTATTGATGCTAACCTATCTTGCTACAGCATGAATGATACTGTCCTTCTATTTGAAGAAGGTATAGGCTAAAATCCCCAAGAATCAACAGCAACAACCACCAAACTGAGAGGTCCGTGATTTCTAGAAATCAGGTATTGAGGCAGATATGGAGAATACTAGCTAGTAATTACACAGTATTTTCTGCAGCCAACaatgaaacagcaaataaagTTAATTTCTTTATAATAAGTTCTAACTGTAAGCCAAATGACTGTAAATGCTGCATCATTTTTCACTTACAATAGCACTCATGCATTTAGGTTCCCTactgtaataataaaaacactttagggaaaaaataatttaaatagttGGTATAGCAACCTAATCATTTAGGCAGAAGCATTCGCTCTCTAAATCCCTATTAAATAATAGAATGAAAAACTGTCAATAATGGAaaactttcttctctcctcttgtATTATGTAAGGTAGGACACAGGACATGTAAAGAGAGTCCTATGCATTTCCAAAACACCAGTCAGAGAAATATTCAAAACTTAAATCTGGAACAGAGAAAATAGCATAAGGAACAGTCTATTATGCTATAAAGAGTGGGATTTCCAGTGAGTAATACTATTTGTCAGATTTGTGCATCCTTAACCTTACTACCGATGAGAAAACTGGGAGGGATGAGCCTCATGCAATTATACAAATGTTTCTGTGATATTCTTGTAGAAGACGTGATTTGATTTGTGTGGCGAGGGTTTGGTAGCAGGGGGGCTAgaggggtggcttctgtgagaagctgcttgAAGTTAACACTGTGACACAACAGTTTCAGCACTAATTCAAGTGCACTAATTCACGACACAAAGCAACTTTGCTTGAGAAGCTTTTTCACCTCTGCAGCACATGTAGGCTGGTGTATTCCCCATCCTCTCTGCAGGGGTACATAAACAGCAAGCACTGTCTTCAGATTTCAATTAAAGATGAAGTGTTTACACTTGTTTTCCTTGCcagaagcctttttttccccctcttcacaagtttttctaaaaagctctcattttatttttgttttacatataTCATAAATCTTCTCAGctggtgagaagaaaaaacttCTGGGGTGAAGGAGAAACTTCACTCCTTCCCTGATTACAGCGAACTTCTGCTTACCACAGCTTTGATTCCCTATGCTATCCACCGCCTAAATCCATaaagccttttctcttgcctctgTCCACTTTGTTTGTACTTTCCCCTCTTCACCTAGGCAGTGTAAGCGATAgagtgaatatttttaaaatttttttccttttaagcaGAGTGCAGTTATTAACACATATTTCATTGCTCAGCTAGACCTCCTAATAAGCTAGTTACTGCTTAGAGTCAGGCTAATCAGGAGAGGAGTAAGGATGTCCAGCTGAGAACCAACACAAGAATGAAAAATAGACTAAAAAGTGAGACTGAAGCTTGGTACTATGGTCAGGAAAGCAGTTACACCAACAGAGCAGCCTGAAGGAGGGCCAGGGCCTAATCATCGGTTCACCTAATCGCTACAGACCAGGGCAAAGTTTTGGCACTAGCAAGTTTGGTACTAGTCATTTAAAATTTTGTagtaggaattttttttttttttttttttaaaacaagttcaAAGAAGTTTGGCAGTTGGTAACCACAGACAGTTTTTTAACATGCAGTCCAGCACCTTTTAATGTATCATGGCATTTCaatatcacaaaataaaatacggACAATAAAAAAGTATTATCCTTAATTAAACTGGAAAGACAAATGGGATAAATAACATCTATTAAAGGTCCAGGTTATACCATGGAAAGCCGTTCAGCACACAGATCCAGTACTTATGCATGAAAATCCAATTGACACAATAGGCTATAACCATTCTAAAGAATCTATTATGGCCCATCACGTAAATGGTTACACATAATGACACAGTCATTATGGTCTGCAGGGCTCTGGAtcagtaaattaaaatttctcTAGGTAGAATAGACTTTGAGCAAAGAGGCTCCAAGGAGCAGCTACAATAAACTATGTCAAGACCTATCTTAGTAATTCCCAATTATAAATTACCCTATTAATACAAGCTGAACTGCTAAATTTTGGAAGAATTTAGTTACCTACAGTACAGCAGCCAGCATTAAAAGTCAGTATTCTTGAATACATACCATATAGATATCACTCTCCTTTACAGTTTCAAGtaagagaaaaagctgtttcagaTGACAGTTGCAGATAACTCTTAGAGGGtagatttccttttttgaaaTCATGGAAACACAGGATCacttcagttggaaaagacatttaagataATTGAATCCAACTGCTTACATATAAGCACTGTAGTAAGCATGTGCTATTGAGAAGTTCATATTCTTTGcactaatttaatttttatttaaaattaccaTATTTATAAATAGGTTAAAATGCTATATAAATCTTGGAATAAATCaactaaatgaaagaaaaaggtggGTATTACAAAGAAACTAAAGGATAACAAATAATATGTCTGGTATTGCATTTATAGGAGAGCGGCCAGCTTAAGGAAGGGCAAGAAACACATTTGGACTCAGTATGAGAAGAGGTGGGTCCACAGTAAATGAGCAATAGCATTGAACATGCGATCCAAGCCTAGTTCTTTACTTCAGGCCTTGGAGGGAATGAATGCAATACATTGTTCAAAAGCATAAACCCTTGCAGACAAGGGcttaaaataattaagacaGTTGCAAGGACATGCTTCAAGATGCATCTCAAGTGCTAGTTATAGTCTTACAGGAGCCTGCTGGGAAACCTCTCACTATTGCTGGTTGGGGCCCGATTCAGGTGGTTTACTTACACCACCCAGCTGAGCTGACAAAATGCCTTTGGAGTGTGTGGACCTAATGAGATAGTGGCCTTAGGGTATCTAATCCAAGCGTAAAAACTCCCCATGCAATTAATGAAGAATAGGACAAATGCTCTCAAGGAATTCAGGAAGAACAATGATAGTTATCATTACATATAGACAATGTAATTACTATATCGGGAACCTGTGCATAAAATTCTGCCTGTGTCCTTATTCGAACATCTCACTGTGACATCACTTTCCCATTAGAATGAAGTATGTTGCCACAGCACGCAGCTAGTCCAACAGCCAGAACTCATGGGAGCCCAGCTGCTATAGTgtgcagagaagctgaaaggacCAATGAACTTTCTTCCAAGTATCTGACAGAGGGATGAATGAAGATGGGCATCTCTGTTTGATCTGGCCATTCTACTCTAGCTGCTATTATCTGTCTGGCcgcagcagaaggaaaaaatgctgcttGTGTTGGCGCTTCTTATTTAGCAATGAGCAGAGATGCAGCTGTTTCCCATGTCCACATGAAGAAGACAAACCTTGCCAGTGCTGCCACTGCTCCTGTGCAGAGCATGCAAATtgctggtggtgctgctgctcttttgCAAGTGACCCAGACTGcaaattctgctgctgcagtgaagAGAACTCAGCATGTCAGTATTACGAATGCAAGTGCTTCAGAAGCTCTGTTTATGAGCCGTATCACTCAAGAACACCAGGAACTGTTCAGTAAGTGGAGTTAAGAGCTCTTGgggctttgtttttctaatttacTTTATCTCTTAatggatgtgtttcatttagAATCATATGATCTGTTGGCTTGTTGGAGCTATTTCAAATAACCACAGGGTAACATTCTTCTAAgacagaaaaagtaatttttatcttGATATTAGTGAAATCTTATACTCATTACTCTGACTGGGTCAAAGACTACTCCAGAACATCACTGCGCTTGTAATTAGGACCACCTgttttccaggggaaaaaaaaaaaaatccatgaatgGCTAACATATGCTTATACATTCTCACAATGTAAACACTTATGTAGTAACAAGAAGGAAGACATACAAAGAAccttaaaaccagaaagaaaacagcaatgtGTTTGTGGCAAGGGGGCTGCAGGCAAGGGTACAGGAAAAATGGGAGTAAAACAAAGAGCAGTAAAATTGCTGTTAATTggaagcagaaggaagcagTTATATTCAGAAGACgacaaaaacagagaaattactACAAAGGCTCTAGAAATATCACACAGAGAATGAAAAGAAGGTGTAGTAACCTTAGAAGATAAAACCggaaagcaaaagggaagagGCTGATGATTTACTACAGAAACGCTACCCTAAAGAGCACTCACAAAAAGGTACGGTGGGGGCCgggggaggaaggggatggCAGAAATGAAGTTGTCAGAAGAACTCCAGACTACAACAGTACCAATCCAAGAGGAATTGAGAGCACCTCTGGAAACGCGTGGTTAATTCCTACCTAAGTAAACTTTGAAGACCAGAAGGAATCCTCATGGCAATAAGAGATTTTCTCTGTAATTTATTAGGAGGGGTTTATGtgacagaaaaagcagataGCATGGTTGAACATATGAGGAGAGAAAGGGGCAGGAAAGCAATAACAACATGGATGCTAAAGAGACTCATGGCAGAGGGCCAGACCATAGAGGCCTAGAACCAGGTGTCCATCTTCAAAAATGATGCTCATGTAAAGGctatgaaaaatattcaagGAAGCATTAGAAAATTAGTATTGTATTTTTAGAAGGATAATGTTCACAGGCTAAGAGACAGATTAGGACTATCAAGATTTGAAGAGCAGGAATTAACACATCCTGAAAATCAGTCCTCTTCTACAATAAACTACtactaataattaaaaaaaaaatcccatttgaAAGTCTTTGCGATTAATATGAAGAATCAACTATAATAAGGCTGCTACTAACACTAAGAATAAACTTCATTCATTCTAGAAATCAAATAATTAAGAGGTGAGCaatttcttaaattaaattagGAAAATAGCATGATCATATGTAAATGTGTGTTATTATGTTAAGCAGAAATTACTTCAATACTTTTTTGGAAATGGTGGAACACTTATTTGTGCTACATTCTTGAGGAAATATTCCAtcttgaaaatgcaaaagaaaacctttttgacatttattgttttcattaaaaagaaaatattctaaaaatattacCAATGTTTTTGTAAAGTATTGAATCCCCCTGAAACAAAATACAGGATCTAATTTCAATtgcacaaaatgctttttttcactctagttatttttttgtttccattttgaaaaataatcaaacaagaaaaggagacaaaattAGTTTCATTTTGTACTAAACCAAACTGTACTATTCATCTGGCAACCAGCAATAATTCACCAAATTCATACAGACCTACAGTGACTGAGATGTCTGTTTATTGTTATTGTTGGTAACAGTATTCAACATATGGCGAAATAatcatgaaaaggaaaagaaaaaaagtaaatggatTCTTGATAGCGATAACccaattatttaaataaatattcagtCAGAATACAAGAATGGTTGGTATGCAAAGCAGAACTGCTTATGTTATAATTGCATGTCTTAGACCGTATCCTATTATTCAGATATTTTATTCAAGttcttgtgttttgtggtttttgttgttgtttggttttcaaCTTCACTTAGGTTAAAAGATGTCATGCCAAGGTTTAGAACTGGGATTAACGCATCTGTCATTACATCAGAAAGGAAAGTCTTCAGCCACGCTTTCCGTGACCAGCTTGCCTGTCCCCTGTGTAAGCAGCTGTTTCTCCAGCCATTCATGCTGCCGTGCAATCACTGCATTTGTGAGAAGTGTATAACCAAAAGCAAGACCAAAGCTGATGTAACTGAAGACTTCTATATCATCGTATGCCCAGTGTGTCACAAAGCACATTGCCTCCCCTacacaaataaaattcatcTGAGGAAGGATTACCTCAGAGCAAAACTAGCCAAGAAATACATGCGCAGACATGGCTTTCTGAGGTGGAGATTTGACCACAGCGAAAGACCAGTCTACTGTGAAACTtgcagggagagaagaagagtGGCAACCGGAAGATGTAGAACATGCGGAATTAATTATTGTAATGAATGTCTGCATTTAAATCACAATGCGTATGGCACTCAAGACCACATTTTCACCAGAGCACAAGATCATGAAGAGTGGCGCTGCTTATTTCACAGCAACTCATACATCTCTGAGTACTGTCTGGATGACCACGAACTGATCTGTGGGTTCTGCAGGAATTCACTGCACAACAATCATGAGGTTATTCCCTTGGCAGTTGCATGTTCAAGAGAGGCTGCTTCTCTCTTTGACACAGTTGAAAAATTTAGACAAGGTTTgtatttctgcagcttctcACACTTCCCCATGCCTTCTTGGGAAAGAAACTTGAACATATGGTTGAAAAGCTATATTACTTCTCTGCACTGCACAAGAGTCAGAAAGGTGGCATATTCCCATCgtagaaacacaaaaggaaCAAGGCCACAGTGGTTGAGCCAGACTCAACTATTAGAGAATGAAGAATCTGTATGTGGGATGAGAACAGAAATTGTGTATCTAAAGAAGGGAAAGTTCATTTCATACTGCAGTACCGAGCATGGAATAAACACCAATTACATCTGCAGAATAAAATAGcgaatattttttaatcagaaatacaAGCCTGAAGAGGAACTACTTCTTCCTATAAAGGGAAGTCATGAATTCTCCCTCTTAAGTCAGTTTTACGCTTATGCCCGTGCTGACCAAGAGACAAAGCAGTCAGGTTTTTCTGAGGTAACACAGCAATGTCACTCCTTTTAACTAAGCCTTGATCCACAACAACTAGGGGGCTGAACACAGACTAggattttaataattaattttaattttgatctGCGTATATAACTTCACAAATGCTGGGGATATAATGAAGTTGCATGGAAAATAACATTAAGAAAGGTGAAAGTGAACCACGCACAATGAGAAACAGCTGGAAGCATTAAATTCTCAATTTTGAAACGGTCTTAAGTTTGAGAAAATAAGTGAGATGTAGAATATTTGTGCAGGATTTTGTAACGTAACATTGTTTCCTGATGTTAGCTCAATGCCACTGGAATTTACTATTAGCCTTTGGTATTTCTGATTCTGTTCCTTCACAGTTACCAAATTTTAGTGTCAGAAGAGTTAATCACACCTTGACATAACAGCTATCAGAGAAATGGACTGTCAGCCGCAGATATAATGTGGGCTATGCAAGTGCATTTGCTGCCATTATTTTAACCTCACAATGGCATAGTGAATTTTCAAAGATAATACAGAGCTACAATTAATTAAGCTTCAGGAATTCCCAtgtaataaagtaaaaattatcAAGCTCATTTTGGTGTAGATGAATTTGAGtgaggaaataataataaagtagTAATTAACTGCCAAATTTTATACACCCAAATGtgaaaatgtgaacattttaaGTCAAACAACTTCCCTCAGGGCTtaccagcagcagaaatgacagaaaaatactaGAATCTTTATTTTTGTCCCATATTGTaccaaactcttttttttttttttttaaagctaaaaagTCACTCTGTCTCTCCTGTAACCACTACATTTTAATACGAATTTGGAACTACtaacttgatattttttttttttttttaaacagtacgCCAGGGAGTTGATAAAGATCTAATGGAAGTTCtcctgttaaaaaataatttcaagatctATAAGGACAACAAAAGCAAGGAGATCAGAAATGGATTCTTAAAATTACGTATGGCTCTTCATGAACAAGAAAAGGAGATGATGGAGTTACTTGAAAACATTGAacttagaaaacagaaagaaatttcagaatACGTAAACCATACAACCGGTCAGCTATCATATATGGATGGCCTCATTCACTACTCTGAAGAGGCTCTTAAGGAGGAAAACCAATTCATGTTTCTGCAATCTGCACACTCTCTagtgaaagaaatagaaaatgcagTACCATCCATTTTCCAACCTAGTCCATGTCTAAGAGAGGATCCTTTAAGAACACTTCAACTCAACTTTGATgaacttttctgtgttttacagaGACTTGTCCCATCCCTTACCGGAATTAAGCAGTCAGAAAGTAAAGCAGGAAAATATCCCTATTCTTTTAACCCAGAGATAATGGTTCCAAGGCATATTTCAAGTACTCATGAATCCAAGCAAGCAACAGGTTTCCAAAATCCATCTTTAAATCCCATGCTTGATTTAGGTGTGCGGTCTAAAGACACTGTCAGAAGTCCAAGCTCTACACTTCCCCATCATCCTACACAGAGTAATGAAGTATGTGTGTATCAAGATACAGCTTGTGAAActccaagaaaagaaagaaaacatcagatCAATAAATTTTCAAGTCCAGAACCTACAGACAATGAATCAGTCCCAGGACCTGTTGTTATATACCAGACTCTTGTTTATTCAAGGTCTGCCAAAGTAAGACATTAATAAATTCTAAATGTATACAAGAGACCATTATATTTTCAAGCTGTTATAGAGGGGCctttcaaaaaaaggaaaagtgaaaatgagcaaaaataaagagaactTATTTGTGTACTAcaggggtttctttttttctcttcacagaTTTATTGGACTTGTCCCACAGAAGACATGGAGTTCTTTGAAGTAGAGTTTTATGAAGTTGCTCGTATTGGCCCTGATAACATTGTCCAGATGCAACTAGCTGGTCAGCTGAGcaaaatacagcagcagaacCTTGAGATACATAACCTGGATCCAAATACAGAATATCTTTTTAAAGTCCGTGCTGTCAATGCAAGTGGTCGAGGAGAATGGAGTGAGATCTGTAAGGTATTGTGGATACTTCCTAGACTTCATACAGTTGACTTAACTTCCTTGCCTCTACAATTGTATTTTACTTCATGTATTTAATGAGGAAGGCTGCTTAAATGGAATATTGCTATTCACTTATCTAGGTAAGTCATACTAATAGTAGCTAATGGTTACCTTGATTTTTCCATACATTGTTCTTTCTAGCTCAATTTGCAACTCCTTGGCCTATGCAGAATGTTTCGCATTTTTTCTAGCAGGGATGTTGTGTCATGATTGCATCAGGCAAGTCATTGTAATTCATATTACTTCAGGACTGAAACTGCTTTTGCACCAATCTCCCTGTACACACAGAGTTAGAGTATGGAAGAGTCAGATACAAAAGCTTCCATGCTAGAACAAGGCAGTAATAATTAAAAGAGaggaagcaaacagaaaattaagaatatTCTTTGACACCATTGGACATGAGTTTCCTTTACTGTGGtttcagaagaggaggaaaaatattgcaaagGTAAAAGTTAAAAGGAATGGGAAGGTATTCAAAAATGTGTCACGAACTAAGACATTTTATTAATACACTTTAACACCTTTTAGGTATCACAAACCCCTTGCTGAAGTCACCTTTAGTTTCTCATGCCTTGCTGAAAAAGCACCTACTTAATTCATGCTTTCTCCTTAATAAATTTTCAGTAAAGGGTGTATTGAGGAGTTGCAGTGCATATAGTGCAAATGACTTCCATGAAGAGTAGGTGCTATTCTCTGATTTCAACCACATTTCAC
Protein-coding sequences here:
- the TRIM42 gene encoding tripartite motif-containing protein 42, encoding MNEDGHLCLIWPFYSSCYYLSGRSRRKKCCLCWRFLFSNEQRCSCFPCPHEEDKPCQCCHCSCAEHANCWWCCCSFASDPDCKFCCCSEENSACQYYECKCFRSSVYEPYHSRTPGTVQLKDVMPRFRTGINASVITSERKVFSHAFRDQLACPLCKQLFLQPFMLPCNHCICEKCITKSKTKADVTEDFYIIVCPVCHKAHCLPYTNKIHLRKDYLRAKLAKKYMRRHGFLRWRFDHSERPVYCETCRERRRVATGRCRTCGINYCNECLHLNHNAYGTQDHIFTRAQDHEEWRCLFHSNSYISEYCLDDHELICGFCRNSLHNNHEVIPLAVACSREAASLFDTVEKFRQVRQGVDKDLMEVLLLKNNFKIYKDNKSKEIRNGFLKLRMALHEQEKEMMELLENIELRKQKEISEYVNHTTGQLSYMDGLIHYSEEALKEENQFMFLQSAHSLVKEIENAVPSIFQPSPCLREDPLRTLQLNFDELFCVLQRLVPSLTGIKQSESKAGKYPYSFNPEIMVPRHISSTHESKQATGFQNPSLNPMLDLGVRSKDTVRSPSSTLPHHPTQSNEVCVYQDTACETPRKERKHQINKFSSPEPTDNESVPGPVVIYQTLVYSRSAKIYWTCPTEDMEFFEVEFYEVARIGPDNIVQMQLAGQLSKIQQQNLEIHNLDPNTEYLFKVRAVNASGRGEWSEICKIITSDEYGKTEDRCEKQKSNHGAPHI